From the genome of Solanum lycopersicum chromosome 7, SLM_r2.1:
tgatggatTGCAGGTCTGTGGCCATACCATTTGCACCAAATGAGAAGTTTAGAAGAGATGATGgagaaaagaaagttaatagCTCACTTTTTAGGAGTTTGATTGGAAGTTTGCTATATCTTACTTTCACAAGGCCAGATATTATTTTTGCTGCTAGTTTATTATCCagattcatgcaagaaccaagCCAAGTGCATTTTGGAGCTGCAAAGCGTGTTCTACGCTACTTGCAAGGAACAATGGATTATGGGATAATGTACaaatttggtggaaatttgaacttaattggttattctgatagtgattgggctggaagtatagatgacatgaagagtacttctggttatgctttcttatttggatcaagcatttgttcttggttatcaaaaaagCAAAGTGTTGTTGCTCAATCCACTGCCGAAGCAGAATATGTTTCAGCATCCAAGGCTACTTCTCAAGCTATTTGGCTTAGGAGAATATTTGAAGATATTGGTGAAAAAAAAGGGACTGTTTTGTATTGTGATAACAAATCAGCAATTGCAATTGCCAAGAATCCAGTTAGCCATGAAAGATCAAAGCATATTTCCATCAAATATCATTTTATCCGAGAAGCACAAGAGAAAGGCGAAATTCAGTTGCATTATTGTCAGACAGGAGAACAACTtgctgacatcttcaccaaagcaCTTCCTAGAGAAAAAATTTGCTATCTTCAAGAACGCATTGGAGTTATCAAGCAAATGCATTAAGGGGGAGcattggaattaatgcatcaatatttagtcttccaaaattgtctcttagtttttcaagaagtctttttagaATTCCGTAGtgcatgtatctagtaaattgtgatacatgtatttagttatttgtgcaagactttttgttttctattttgagtagtataaatagtgatgtagttgatgattgtaatcatctcaagtggcctTAAGTAGCCTATAGTAAACTTGAGCATTGTCTagagataatattttttctttcatatttcctACAGAAACGTccaagaggagaaaaagaagcAGGATTGGCGCCAAAACAAAGGAAAAAGTGGCACGTGAGAAGTAGAAgacaaaaaagaagagaagagtgCAGGGAGGAAGAATCAATAGGAATAGCAAAGCAAAAATTGCAGAAGACGATATAGGAAAACTAAcccaaaaaatgaagaaagaaagatGGCTAACTGTACTTATACACTGGAATATAGACCAAACATTGAGAAGTTGCGAGCATTCAAAGTTGAATCCTGGATGAAGACAGGCAAAACCGCAAAGGATGCAACTGATATTACCGAAAGCCTTAATCCTCTCCTTTTCTTTAGCCCTTTGCAAGGGAACGATAACTTAGAAAATGACACCAATTATAGTTCACCACACTGAATGTTAATGTGCTTTATTGCAATAACTTTTCACACTATTACCGATAGTCTCTTACAGGAAATCCATTCCTTTTAGTGTCTCATTTCAGTTTTTTGGGGAGAGAGACTGTCAATCATATATTATGATATAGCAAACTAACTTAAAGAGTGAAGAAATTTGTCTATGAAATCTTTCAAATGCAGGGTCGTGGATCAGATAATATAGTAATCATAAAAGATCACAAAGGTAAACTTTGCAATAGGTCATCTTTGACAGAGTTGCCAACATTGCAGAAGCATTACTTTCAATCTTATTGGAAAAAGTTAGACTAAAATGAGAAAAGGAGACAATTTTATCAAAGGAAGGAGCTTGGCCATAATGGCatacaaaaggaaaaatataatagaGCTTTGTCACATTGACAACAATGATGTCCAAAAATTCCATAGGGTACCTGCTATCTCTCACCATCACAGGTGTCTACTATCTGTCACCATCATGAGGGACTTCTAAGTTATCCCCTTATATGCTATTATAGCTAACTTTTAGTGTGAAGAAATTTCTGCATCAAATCTGCCAAATGTAGGGTCCTAGATAATATAGTGATCATGTAGGTAAGGTGATAAAAGAATGCCAAGATGGGATCTACAGTAGGTCATCTTGTATGTTTGAGCCACTGCAGAAgcattaatttcaaatttaaggGGAAAAAGAGAGAGTAAAGTGAGACCACAATGTCGATTTTATCAATGGAAGCAAATTGGTTATAATAGCACATCGGGGAAAACAAAAAggatcttaattaatttttttgtgaaaatgatGGTATCCAACTATTCCATGGGGGGTACCTGCTAACTCTTAACGGTCCCCGATAACTCTGCCCATCAAGGCTTCAGCAAATGGCAAAGATCACCTATGGTTTATGGCCTCTATGctagatattttttttcaaagaccACCTGGTACATATGTCAGAAAAGGGAAAAACACAGTGGAGGACATAAACCTTAGCCTCCCTCTACTAGGGTTTGAACTTGGTCTCCAAGTTTTCCCCTTAATTGACTGCTAAGACACACCCTTGGGTGCAACTTAGTAGTAATATTATGaacaaaataaaactaaaaatatctCACTCCACCTAAACTGTACCCTAAATGTCATTCACTACTTAAACTCAAAGATCACAAAGACGAGCACTTCAAATACCTCCAATCGGAAGTGGATAAACAAAAGGAGAACAAAAGTTGGGAAAACACCTTAAAATAGTTGCTTCTACCTAAATAACTCAACTGAAAAAAAGACCCACTAATACCTTCATCTCTTGAGCACTTCCATATCTGCAATAATTAGCGAAAAGGTAGCTCAGAAAAGTACAGTATTGCAGGAGAAgagatatattaatgtaatgaaaCAAGTGATATCTCCTCAGTTACAAcaacatttcaaaatttcacTACCATTTCTTTGTTTACCAATTTAACTCTTTTGATAGGTAAAAGTGGATTAATTGTTAACACTAATGAGCAATCAAGTAGAGGACCATTTGCAAAAGAAGCCAATAAATATACACAAAAGTCAAcatacaaaaacaattaaacacGGAACCCAGAATGACCGAAAGTTACAATTTCTAACAACACAATCTACCTTCCTGGATCCAAACTAAAACCTTTTCACCTAGATTACTTCCAAGTTCCAACTACCATAATTTAAACACACTTTAAAGTCTTAATCAGATTGTTATCTTGTACTTGATCTCTTCTTTTTTGTTCTCTTAACCGACCTTCTAGACATGTTTCATCAATTTGTCATGACTCCTTGCCTGTCTTCACTTTCACCCCAAGACACTTCCAAAGTTTCCCAATATTTGTCATTAAGTCTATTGCATTTTCTTCCGCTACAACTAAGGGTATTGTCAAATCATGTAATTGAACTTCACATTTGTCCCACTTTCCAAATCTACCTTGCTTCTCCATCATAACATCAGAATCCCAATAACTATTTTGTCATCTTAAGTGTGTCTACTGAGCATCTTGACACTTCTACTCATGTTGAATTGTTATTCATTCTTTCTGTGCGCTATCAATTTTGAATTgagagaggagaagcaagtccACCATCACAGCAGGATGGAGAATGGGATTGAACTCTCAACTTTTCTTTGTAAAGGAGGACTGAACTCACAATTTAACCTTCTATTTGATGTGATATCTTCTCATTTATCTGTCCTAAAAAAATAGTTCTCCTTCCATTTAATGAACTTCACCAATCTATGTCCACTTCCCTAAAAGACTTAATACATGTATcacctatttttatttaatacaaCTATTTCGTGTGCTCTTACATTAAATCAGGCACCAGGAGATTAAGCACTCcaacttctcctttttttttttaaagaaaaaacacttacaaaaaacaaaagtaaTCAATTGTGCATTTCCCATATCCAATAGTATATAAATCACATTATAAATCTATTCCAAATTGGGAAGGACAGGGCACATTCTGTTCTCATCAGTTCCATCAAATGATTGGAAGATATAGGGCGCtgaatttttagttatattCAGTGTTATCAAAGGTGAAAAACACCAAAATTCACAGATGCCAAACAATACGCAACACAATTGATAAGTATGGTACCTTGAAGAATTCATATACATGATACTCAGACACCGAATGGTATGATGAGTAACGATCTGCAACAAATTCGTTGAGAGCTGAAACAAAGTTCCCGAGGACTGcaaatcaacaaataaaaacagATAAGGATGACAGGCGAGCACACACAATCATTTAATATTTAGAGACACAAcacaaatttctaaaaaataagaattacgAGGAAAAGATAGTGCAAGAAAGTGGATAGGACTAGCAAATCAGGATTACAGAACTACACAAAAATGTTGATAATGTACTATTAGGGTCAAAGGGTTCAACATCTATGAAAGGGGTTTCGGGTGAAATTGACCTTGCTAGATACCATGGTTGCAGACATTAACCACAATTGTACCAACCAGAAAGTTTAGATTCAAGTACCTTCATCAACATCAACAGCTACAACAATTTTACCATGTAAATCCTGGTTAAAGAATCCATCAGAGCTTCCTTTGTTAGATGGATCATTGTTAGTATTAGAATTCATAGTAGCACTACTAGTACTAGATTCCTCATCATCATGTAACAAAATCGAATGGGGTGGAGCAAAAACCTGAAATCCATTCTTATACTTATTGTTGCTACCTGCACAACTTATATTTGAATCATTAGAAAAAGAACCAAAACCCCAAAGCCTAAGACTCATTGCCACATTGTTAAAAGGGTATTTTCCTCCACCGCCCTTTGGATCAATGGAGGTAGATATAACACATGACAAAATCTGATTGTACCATTTGTTAGATAATAGAAAGGAAGAATCTTCAGGTCCAACAGAAAAGGTAGATGATGTAAACGCCATTAAAGACCAATTTTGATGATTAATACTAAATAAACGCTGCACAAAGCTTCCCCTACTTATCATAACGATACTAAAAAAGATACATTTCCAAacatctagcaaaaactcatgAAAAAAAGGAACAACACAATGTCCTTGTGCTATTCAACACCAAGAAAAAGGGGTTTTCATGCGATGGAAATTAATTGTGTAAATGTCGAAAGAAACCATATACAATTACATgtctagcaacaaagggagttGCAAAAGTACAGGTAGAGAAGAATTCAACCCTAATATCTAGGGGATGCATCAGTTGCCCTAGCCCAATATGGGTCTCATTCAGGATGGGTTTGGAAAGGAGAAAGGATGTTCAGCCCAATTTTCTAATTGGGTCTGGGcaagttttttaattattattttttttaaaaaaatatttgtatatatatatatatatttatacacacacacacaaaattaCTTGTGTAGCAACAAAAAGAGTTGGCAAAATTACAGGTAGAGAAGAATTCAACCCTAATATCTAGGGGATGCATCAATTGCCCTAACCCATATGGGTCTCATTCGGGTCGGGTTTGGAGAGGAGAAAGGATGTTCAGCCCAATTTTCTAATTGGGTCTTGGCgagtttttaaattaattttttaaaaaaatatttgtatatatatatatatacacacactagAATTTGGTGGCCCGTGCCAACATTTTTAGCGAACCATGCATATGAAGATGACATATTAAGTATATAACAATAGTGGCACAACCAAAAACTATATATTAGGTGTTGACGTTAGGTTTTCATTACGTAGGTATGTACATTTTATTCACATATTTTGTTTACATAGGAAAAGGAAAGCGATCTAATCTGTATGGATACGGTTGCTGCAGTGATTCAAAATGGCTCCAACCATATTGCAACATGTAGGCGGCATTGGATTTTCactgataaaaatatttaaaatacagcagttagtcaaagttttaaaaatagaaaataagagTTCCGCAGAAGTGTATATACCTTGCTATAGTGTTTTGGAGGGGAAGTTTTGGGTTCTGGAGCATGGCTGCCATGGGAAGTGGATTCTTTCTTGTCTTTTTTGTCTGTGACATGATTTTCAATCTTTCATTTGCTGCTTGTTGTTGTGTCCATTGGAGTTGGCGATGATGGTGCGCTGATGATGTTCTGTTTTTTGGCGTACGACAAGATGATTAATTTTTCCAGGAGTTCCATCCATAGTTTTAGCAAATGCCTCTTTGACTTGGATGGTGAATGTTTTTCCAGCTAATTGTCTTGTCACATTTGCAAGAGGCAATATTTGTTTCTTGATGGATAAGAGAAGATCAGTTAATAATATgcatttatattgtatttattttagataaCCGTAATATATACCTTAGTGTAGTGAATGTCATAGATTTCTTCTGAAGTGAGATGCAACATTGTCTCGGCAGGTTGGTCTGCGATTAGTGCTGTTGTTGAACCGCTGTTGTATGTAATGGTGATGTCAAATTGGCATCTGTTGGCCCCGTGCTAACACAGGCCCAACATTTCAAGTGAAGCACGCATATGAAGCATATTAAGTATATAACAATCATGGCACaaccaaaattatatattaggCGTTGGAGCCAAGTTTCATGATGTAggtatgtatattttatttacatatcaAAAGGAAAGCGATCTGTATGGATACGCTTGCAGCAGCAATTGAAAATGGCTCCAACCATTGCAAAATGTGGGCGGCATTGGCTTTTCactgataaaaatatttaaaatactgtGTGATTGATTACcaataaattttacaagataAATAACTTTTCGTGTTTTAAAACTTAGAAATCCTTTCTAAATAGATttggagaatatttttttttattaatcataattGTCATATTAAAATGAACATATTTACTTTTTCACACCTCATAATACCATATAGGTTGAATTTAGTAAAAGAATGAGTTAACATGTTAATTAGCACTCCTTATAAGAAATCTTCATTTGATTATAGCACTCCTTATAAGAAATCTTCATTTGATTAttacataatttcttttttttacacaTATGAAATCTGAAAAACaatcatttttttctattcaaattGCAGAGGAACTCCAAATTCTCTTGGctctttataaattaataaaacaatataCAAGTAAGATGAATTTAATCAAATGCTATAAACAAAATTGTACATCAACATAGCAAAAGATTAAGCTAATTGTCCCTTTGGGGAAATCTGGTAAAATTAGAACGATACAGAGAAAATTAGCATATGTAAGAATGACATGCAAAATTTGAGAAATGgtccaaaaaaattttaaaaaaattaaaaaagattaaGCTAATTAATGAAAAGTGTTTTGGTTACATCAACCATGTGAATTTTGTGTTTACAGTGTTTATCATCAAATGAATATTCCTCTTGTGGCTACAAGAatatccttcttttttttttctatttcgaTGAATAAAGTTTACttagtttatgattttaatttataaaatgaaaacaaatagGTCAagaattttacttatttaaaagaaaagtatttaaattcaatatcataGTCTTCTATGTGGGGAAAATtaatcac
Proteins encoded in this window:
- the LOC104648191 gene encoding uncharacterized protein, which translates into the protein MISRGSFVQRLFSINHQNWSLMAFTSSTFSVGPEDSSFLLSNKWYNQILSCVISTSIDPKGGGGKYPFNNVAMSLRLWGFGSFSNDSNISCAGSNNKYKNGFQVFAPPHSILLHDDEESSTSSATMNSNTNNDPSNKGSSDGFFNQDLHGKIVVAVDVDEVLGNFVSALNEFVADRYSSYHSVSEYHVYEFFKIWKCSRDEADIRVHEFFKTSYFKTGIHPIPGSQQTLQKLSRFCNLSIVTSRQNAIKDHTIEWIERHYPGLFQEMHFGNHFALNGKSIAKSDICRSLRANVLIDDNPRYAIECAEVGIKVLLFDYENSYPWSKSESLNGHPMVKKVHNWGEVEHQLASWIVPTNSSPK